Part of the Nicotiana sylvestris chromosome 5, ASM39365v2, whole genome shotgun sequence genome is shown below.
tTCATAACAAGTGGGTGTACAGAGTCAAGGAAGAGCATGATAGTAAGAAGAGATACAAAGCACGATTAGTAGTAAAAGGCTTTCAGCAGAAGGAAGAAATTGACTACACCGAGATCTTCTCTCCTGTTGTAAAAGTAACTACTATCAAGTTGGTGCTAAGTATCGTAGCTGCAGAAAATTTGCATTTAGATAAGCTAGATATTAAAACTACTTTCTTGCATGGTGACCTTGAAGAAGATATCTACATGAAGCAACCTGAAGGTTTTCAAGTTTCTGGTAAAGACAACCTTGTGTGTAAGTTGAAGAAGAGtttgtatggtttgaaacaaGCTCCCCGACAATGGTACAAGAAATTTAATGGATTCATGCATAAAAATGGTTTCACACTATGTGAGATGGACCATTGCTGTTATATCAAAAATTTTGATGAATCCTATATCATTTTACTGTTGtacgttgatgatatgctaattgcAGAATCTAGAATAAATGAGATCAATTTGGTTAAGCAACAACTGGCGGAGgagtttgaaatgaaagacttaggaccaGCTAAGCAAATGCTTGGGATGAGGATTAGCAGAAACAGGTCGGAAGGAACCTTAAAGTTGTCTCAAGAAAAGTACATACAGAAGGTACTAAGCAGGTTCAGTCTTCATGGTGCAAAGGCCAGAAGCACTCCACTCGGAAGCCATCTAAATCTGTCAGAGGACCAATCACCTAAGACAGATGAAGAAAGGAAGTACATGTCCAAAGTTCCGTATGCTTCAGcagtaggaagtttgatgtatgctatggtttgcactagaccTGACATAGTCCATGCAGTTGGAGTTGTCAGTAGATACATGTcagatccaggaaaggagcattgggaaGGTGTAAAATGGATATTGCGATATCTCAAAGGCACCTCAGGTATGACACTTTGTTTTAAAAAGAGCAATATTATCTTACAAGGTTTTGCTGATGCAAATTTAGGCGGCGATCTGGATAGTCGAAAAAGTATCACGGGCTACGTGTTCACCTTGGGTGATACTGCTGTTAGTTGAATGTCCAGACTTCAGAAAAGTGTTGCTCTATCTaccactgaagcagagtacatggcaatctcagaagctggaaaagagatgatttggctcaagaattttcttaaagaaggtaaagagcaggacaattgtgagcttttcagcgatagccagagtgcaattcatcttgccaagaatccagTGTTTCATGCAAGATCGAAGCATATCCAGTTGAGGTATCATCATATCCGAGAGTTGATAAATGAATGAACTCTTTCCCTGTAGAAGATATCAGGATCAAAGAACCcgtcagacatgttgaccaaagttgtcgGTGTTGACAAACTGAGGCTGTGCACTGCCTCAGTTAGCCTTCAAGACTGATAGCGTGAAGGCGCCACCAGAGAATAGcaaatctttttttattttctttcttgatgtaacataggtttgagggggagattgataggaccaaacctattgttgtatgtgaaagtagacaaaacaaaagaaagaaaaatcaaaaagagatgaaaatatgatgtaagcgcttacatcgacattcttgtgatgtaagcgcttacctcagcattcttatgatgtaagcgcttacatcggcattcttatgatgtaagcgcttacctcggcagggcattcaaatgcctataaataggggtctatattttcatttgtagatcatcccaaaacttcttctttctctcttcaattaataaatagctattctttgtgtggccatggagtaggcaaaaattgccgaaccacgtaaatcttgttTTGTCTTGTTTGTGCAATTTATtgcttttctctcttaaatattctttttcttctattaGCTTGACACGCTTCCCAACATTACAATCTCTAACAGCTcagcccgctagtgatattgtccgctctaGGCCTAGGCTCTCACGGGTTTAAAACgcgtcactagggtctaaggcttgttaacttatatacccagcatcTCTCTTGTGTTTTGTCGATGTGGGACTCTGTCTAAAGTCTGGGTTGTTACATACACCCCCTATTATGGACTCAGCGTCCTCGCTGAGGTTTGCCCCGCCTAACCGGGATTTGCCTAAACTTAGTTGAACTCTGACCCACCATCGGCAAGACTGACACAAGAGTGGCTCTGGTACCGTCTCTAACAGCCCAacccgctagtgatattgtccgctctaGGCCTAGGCCCTCACGGGTTCAAAACGCGTCACTGgggtctaaggcttgttaacttatatacccagcatctctcttgtgttttgccgatgtGGGACTCTGTCTAAAGTCTGGGTTGTTACAGAAACAAAAATGTGTTCCTTTAACACCATGTAGTTGTCTGCTTTCCCATTGGTTTCAGTAAGTCTTTAAGGCCGTCAGAAGTAGTCCTGGCATCCTGAGCCAGATTTATGTGGTTCATACTCCAAGATGATTAAAGGTAACTGTATCTGCACTTAGGTTGACCTTTTTTggtaaataaaaaaagaaatgtGACTTGTTACTTTATTGTTCAAATGTAATGATGGCACCCTCCACTGTGAGTCCATTTGTTTATCCATGCATTTATCTTTGTGCTCTCAGCTCGCACACTTATCTGACATGTCTCTGACTAGTGTAGTGACAACTGACGGAATTGTTGAGTTACCAAGTTGCAGAAGTTGTGTCAAGGTGACCACCTCATTTCAGTCTTACGACGTGGGCAATACTTGGTGTGGTCTCCTTTCTTGGTCCTAGGCGGATTCTTTTACTTTAGTTAGGTCAGTACTAGGAGCTCATCCTGGGATGAGCTGCTGCTCTTATGCAACAGTCCTATCTATTAGCTAGGTGACTCATGCTTATGTATTATTATGTGGGAATTTCATTCTTTTTCTAATCCACTCTACGGggatttttgatgtttttgtctgTCTAGCCCTTTTTGGCGCCTAAAGGTGATGCTGATGGGAGAAAAATTCTCGAATTTGCAAAAGTCTCATGTTTGTGGATGGTAATTAACTTGATGTAACTTTCTAAGAAAGAGCATCaataattttgtgaattttcttgaAAAAATGTAACCTTTTGCTAATCTTTGGCAATACCAAGACACGAGACTGATTTATGACTCCAGGTTTACTAAAGTCTCTACTAGTAAACTGCAATCTgctgctctttttttttttaatttctagtcTTATTTAATATTTTTGAGGCTATGTTGCATCTGTAAGTGGTCTTATAGTCAATGTGCAAACTCTGGGTGAGTGGAGTAAAATAATGCCTTAAAGATTGTATCTTGGACATGCCTCAAAGCCTCAATTTGATGGTTTAGTTTCTCATCTTGCATTCCTGTTCTTCTACGGTACCTCTGTTGTAACAGGGTTACAATGATAAATATTTGGCATGATGTTAACAACTTGCAGGGGCTCTGATGTTCTTGTATGAAGGAAAATTTGGAAACATCCTGCATACAGGAGATTGCAGACTCACGATTGAATGTTTGCAACAATTACCCCTAAAGTATGTGGGCACCCCAGGAAAAGAACCGAAGTGCCGAATTGATTGTATTATACTTGATTGCACATTTGGTCAGTCTCCATTGAAGATGTCCAGCAGGCAGTCAGCAATCCAACAGGTTTTAACACTCGTTCTTTTTAAATGGATTATGGTGGATTAATTAATAGCGTTCTAGCTGTAGTGCTTTAATGCTTTTGTAAAGTGCAGTAAGTTATTCAAGATTTCAAGATCCATAAGCATGACATGAATTTTTCTTCAATACTTAACTAATTGTTAATAGACGAAACCTAGCAGTGAAGGGTATtggcctagtggtcaatgaagtgaaAGGAGAACTATGAGGTCTCGGGTTCAAATCCCAGCGGAGGCAAAAGCCACTAGGTGATCTCTTCACATATGCCTTAAGTTGCTCGGACTCTTCACCTATATCCCCGCACCTATATCCGGACCCCCAAATCTTAAACTTTGGATCATGAAGTCCAACCTCTAGATCCGCATCCATATCGGACACCACACCTGAGTCCAAGCAACTTCGTATTTGCCTAAGCCTTGGTGGACAGAGTTACTCGGTATCAATGCTGGTAAGAGATAGGAGGTACTCGGTGGAATAGTCGAGGCGGGTGCAAGCTAGCCCAGACACCACCGccaaaaaaataaagagagagactAAACCTACTGTTTCTATTTCATCTTTGTTTGGGAGAACCTCTTTAGAATTTGGTTTCACCTAATAGTAGAAAAAAGCTTGTATTCTTTCCTGATGGGCAATTGGTTTTCAGATGCTTCTTGATTTGAGTTTTGTGTCCTATGATTTGATTCAATTCACCCTATATAGATCAATTCCTGTCATTGGATCTAGTTAGTGCATGAATTACCGCTAAATCTTACAATTCAGTAGCAAACTGCACTGAAGCTCATAGGGCAGACAAGTGGTGTGAACCTGAGCTTATCCCTTTAAAGCAAGCACAAAAACAGCTAGATACCCAAAATGAGAGTGAGGAAGTTCAGGTTTCTTATATACCGCACCCTTTTGTTTGTATTGAAGAAAAATATACTATTCCATACTGAGTCCTCCGGGAGTCTGACATAGTTAGAAATGTCTACCTGCATAAGCTGTGAAGGTTGCTTCCTTGTTGGTGAATCACATGGGCGAGTGGTGAGAAAACATTAGAAGTTGCGAGCTTATGCTTCTCAAGTATCAAGGGCAAATAATTTACATTCTCCTTTTCTAATAAGTTAGTCCACACTCTCATTTTATGTATGGCTTACAATTGGTGAAGAAACTTAGTGCACTGTTATAAGTCTTCACAGTGATTTTTTTCCCTTATAAATTAAAGGCTTACAAAATCCCTAAACCCACAACTTGGACTAGCTCTCAACAGTGACTTTCCTTTGCTAGGGACATCAATCACTGTTCTTGGTTAGGGTGATCAGAATTTTGTTTGGTTGTCTTAGTCCACTGTTTGTTTTGCAATTAAGATTTTTCAAATTATTGGTACTCTGCCATCCCAATGTTGAATGTTCATGCTTGCCTGGAAAGAGTATTGAGATGAGAAAGGACGTGTCCCTTTCTAAAAATCTTATTAAGTTAAATAAGGGAACTAGTGGCACTGCTGGTTGCTTTTCTGTATTGTAGTAACAGCTAATTGCTCAAGCCTTGAAATGGACACTATTTTAGAACGAATTGAAAAGGGAAAATTGTACATTAACGCTGGAGATGCAGAATGTCTGGTTAATCAAAATTCCTCTGGGTTCAAATCAATTGCCAGAGCAGAGACTCGCCTTTGCATCTACTAGTTCGTACTTAAGTCTCTTCCTTTATTATCATGTTTATCCAATACAACAATGGCTTACCCCCTAAATGGTATCATTCGTCTTTAGTCTACAGTCTTTCACCCATATTCTATGTGGCATTTGaccattcttttttcttttcacttgttTGATAGATAAATATTGTTAACATCACAAATTTGTTTTTCCaacaaacaggtcatcaattgcATATGGAAGCACCCTCAGGCTCCTACAGTATATCTGACGTGTGATCTTCTTGGCCACGAGGAGATTCTTGTGCATGTTTCACAGGCATTTGGTTGCAAGATATATGTTGATAAAGTTAAAACTCCAGAATGCTTTCAGGCTTTGGAACTAATGGTGCCTGAAATCTTGTCTGAAGATTCATCTTCTCGTTTTCAACTGTTTGATGGGTTTCCGAAACTGTACCAAAGAGCAGAAGCCAAGATCTCAGAGGCTCGGTCTGCTTGTCAGCATGAGCCGCTAATTATTCGACCATCAGCACAGTGGTATGCATGCGATGATGGTATTTCGGATATTGAGGGGCGGAAAAAAGAAAGATGTGACCAACCAGTgagagatatattcggtgtctggcATATTTGTTACTCCATACACTCATCGAAGGAAGAACTGGAGTGGGCTTTGCAACTTCTTGCACCTAGGTGGGTCGTCTCTACAACAGCTAGTTGCAAGGCTATGGAGCTGGATTATGTGAAGCGTTGCATTAATCAACATCGGAATTTTGGTGACCCTTTCTGGCAACTTTTGGGGTTTACTATGGACGTGGAATCTGTAGTTGATGCAGCAACAGCTCCAGATGTGGTTGAGGTTTCAAGCTCACCTTTGGCCGAGAGCAATGCTCAAGATTATGCAGACAACTCCCAGTCGACGACGACATCTTTTAGCATTTATAGGCAGTCACACCTTTCTCCTCCAAGCAAACCAGCCCCAGTAACATTATTTGGTAGGGCGAGGCTTGGGCTCGACAGTTCTTATTTCAAACATGAAGAGAAGGAGCCTATACTTCCAGATAATCATTCTGTATTGAGAGGTTCTGACGAGTTTGAGGTTATTTCATTTAAGGAAGAAGTTGAAGTGGAAGAAGGTAAGACCTTGGCAATAAGTGAAGGTTTAGACATTAGGAGTAAAGAGATCTTGATGCATACAGAAACAGAGTATTGTAGACATATTTCTGAGTCAGCTGTTGGATTGTCAAAGAGTTATAATCCaagtttgagaaaaatatacCGGTCTATGAATGTGAGAGTGCCTCGACCTCTTCCTTCATTGACGGAGCTTATGAATGACACCAAGCGTGCTAAGAGAAGGCTGTAAGTTCTGCTTTTTCCTGGCACCCTCTCTTTATTAGTTTCTCCGTTTCATTTTCCACCCTCATTAACTTTCAGACATTGATACCAAGTACATCATTGTTTACAGAAAAAGATACAATCTGTATAGCATATATTCCACACCTACTCTTTACCTTCCCTTTATACAGGCTGCTGCACACAGTACCTTATTACCTGCCTACTGTATATTGTTGTACGCTATAATTTTATATGCAACATTTTATGGTACACTGAAACAGGCATTGCAATATTCTTGTGGCTGACTCCATTGTATTCAATCtgaaatatattttttgtttacTGATCTCTTATTTTATTTGATCTGAAGCATCTCTTAGTTATTACTGGAATTTCTCTTGCATTCTACCCCACTGAATagtccttttttttattttttttttatttttgttttgaatcaGTTACCTATTGAATAGTTCTGTTAAGCTTATTAAGAGTCAATTTGATTTTTTTATAGTGTCAATATCAGAAGATGATTGGCTTGATCTTTTAAGAGTAAAATTATATACTTCGCAATAACTAAAGAACCATGGAATACAAatgagtataaaaaatttgaaatcaTGCAGTACCAATATTTGTTAGGTGGACATTTTTAGTTAACTTCATCCTTAAATATGTCGAGTGAAATGCTGGAGTATCACGCGTTGCAATTTGAATCTGAAGATAGAAATAAGATGCAAAAGCATTATATTATCTACTGAAACTAAAGACCCCAAGAAAACTGTTTTTTGATGGTTTCTCAAGCAAGCCTGTTTGTCTGGTTTCCTTTGACTCTTGCTCACTGAAAGAGAAAAGGTTCAGTAACATATTCAGGAACATGAGCTATTAGATATCAGCTCTTTTTTTTCCCTCTCATTTGATGTTTCTAATAACTAGATGAGATACaacttttaaaagaagtgaaGTAAGTTAGGGAGGTGTGTCCATCCCATTTCTCTTCATCTTCAATTAGCATTGAGCAAAATCTGGTGAGCCACTTTGATATAATCTTGTCTGACATGTACTGACTGGTTCGAAATATGGCCCCTCTACTATATTCTCTCGTAATCCAGCTTATCAGACTGCAAAATATGGATTTGGTTTGAGAATGTGTGGTTAGTTAACAGCATAAGGTTCAACAGGAGCATGAAATGATGCAAATAGCTTTAGCATTTCGAATGAATTCGAAGGCTAATTACCTTTATTAGCATCTCTGTTGGAAGCCAAGCTGGTGCAGTTGGTATTCCAATCCATCCAATCTGCAGCATAGGCAAGATAGCGAGTTTTACTTATGAGTTTAGGATCAATTTTCTGTAATCTACTGTCATTCAGATAAGTTAAATCTTGAGGTCTCAAGTTTGAGTTCCTTCAATATTTTGTGAGATTTATGCATGCTTGGAGTCAAAAAGAGACAACCAAGTTTGTTTTGTGGCGTTAGGCATATATCATACGTATCTGTAACACCTTGGCTCGGGTGATTCGAATTCGTGTTAGATAGATACACGGGAGGGGAGCTTTGGAGCAACagtaaagttgtctccgtgtgacctataCGTAACGAGTTCGAACTATGAAAACAGCTAGCTTTGCATTAGGTtaggctgtctacatcacaccctaAGGGGTGTGACCCTTCTCCGGACCCGGTGGATAGATACACAAAAGTAGGTAAGACGCTACCTATCAAAAGATTTTTATTCTCAGGCGTACCATAAAGTTAATTCGATAGGATAACTCAAAAGCAAGAGTAGAACTTATCTTGTAGTTTGTGAACTATAACTGCAtttgtttaattaataaaaataaatctATTTTGTATATAGTGTTAGAAAGGGGTTAAAATGTTACTAGTTCAAGTCTTGATCTAAACAGGAATTTATGAATTTTCTTAAACTATTAATTTATAGGGTTACTTGTTTCAAGTCTTGTCGTAACTATACACCTCTTGTTTATGGTTAAATAAAGAAGTATATAATCAGCTGAATTTGGAAAAGATAAACTTACAAGTGCATATTCTCCTGTCTCGAATATGCGCAAATCCAATACCTAACAAGGGATATGATTAGTGCAAGACCTTCAATAAGTaaacaaatagacaaacaaacaaataattaaatgcgaAAGTCCAAACTCCAAAGCATGATCCTTCTAAAGTAaaagtaaaagttcctttttcctCTCCAACTCCTAAGTAAGAACTGAATGTGGTTGAAAATTGGTAGTAACTCCCCCATTTAGTTGTCAGTTGTCACTATTCAAAGCGAATTTGAATTTATGGATTTAATGGCTACCAAATATagcatttaaaaatacaaaaaaatgtagtTCCAAAATGCatttttacacaaatagccggccAGATTTAATATTTACTTTTTTAACCAGTATACATAGATTATGCATTGATTATacatatatcatacataaattatatattcgcCGGCTATTTATAGTTTAAGAGATTAGATGGAcagttatttgggttaattcttctttCCCTTAACAATCCTTTAATTTGCCCTTACCAACATTGCAATATTCGTAGAAAATCAGAAAATAGTACCTCACCACGGTCTTCGTATATATAGTCCAGGCCTTTGTAATAAGGTGGATGATCCACAgacaaatactgaaaattttaTAAAACCTTATCAGATATTCAAATTccaattctataaaaaaaattgTGTAGATGTAATTGGTGAAATACCAACTCACACTAACAAATTAAAATCCTGAATCTGTCTTTGTCGACAAGGGAAAAAAACTCACATTGATGCTGTTAAGATATTTCTCCTTATCCACCCTGACTATCTGACCTTTCTTCACTGCCaaccaaaacaaaaataaataggAAATAATTATtcgtaataaaattataaaaaaaaggaATACAGAAATGGACACATATTTCAACAATACTGACTGGAATAGACAGGTTTTTTAGGCTTAGTTGCAGTGGCAGTAGAGGAAGCTGCTTCTTTGGATTTTGGGTTTGCAGGTTTATCATTGTCTGCTGGTTCAGAGGGATTTTCTGCTTTAATAATTAAAGGTAGTCTAAAAGGGGtattaattctttttcttgtATGTGAGAAAGATGAAGAATATGTGAAGGAGGTGTGTGAAAAAGCTGAAGAGAAAGCCATGGCAATatgatttttgctattttttttctcTATGGAACTAGTTTTAGCTGTGACCAATAATAGTGGATAAGGCAATGTCCTCTTTTTCCCCTTCTCCAAAAGCCaaatttgaagaataaaaataattATCCTTTTACCAAGCTCTTCCAAAATGAAGAActagtttttcttttatttgaacaAAAACACTTTTATGAGAATTGAATTAACACATTTTGTATCACTTAGACCATAAGCTTTGATGATATACTTGTTGTGCTTCAAACAAGGACAATTAGGATACGGAGAACATAAACTAATCATTACCTTAAAATAAAAAATCGAAGTTTGTAATATAGTATCTATTAACGatagaaaaaatatttaaacggTCAGTTAAATTACGGAAAATCTTTAGCATTTATGAAAGAAGCATGTCGTGATATGTATGTTGAAGTGTTCTGTTTTTACGAACGCAATAGGAAGAGCTGCATTCAGAATTGTAAATATGATTTCATGTGTATTTCTTTAAGAAGTATGCAAGTTGATTTCGGATATAGtttttgaaaaattgaaaatataaTTATATTCACTTTGATATTAAAGTTCGTTTAGTCTTGTATCATACCATTTTTTGACTTTTAAAAACCAAAGTTTGTTGCCTCTATACAAGAAGAGGCATCGCCAACGATTATATATAGTTTGATGGTTATGATCCTTTCATTCTTAATCAGAAGTCTCGTGTTTGAGCATGAGAA
Proteins encoded:
- the LOC104233673 gene encoding uncharacterized protein isoform X2, producing MFVDGALMFLYEGKFGNILHTGDCRLTIECLQQLPLKYVGTPGKEPKCRIDCIILDCTFGQSPLKMSSRQSAIQQVINCIWKHPQAPTVYLTCDLLGHEEILVHVSQAFGCKIYVDKVKTPECFQALELMVPEILSEDSSSRFQLFDGFPKLYQRAEAKISEARSACQHEPLIIRPSAQWYACDDGISDIEGRKKERCDQPVRDIFGVWHICYSIHSSKEELEWALQLLAPRWVVSTTASCKAMELDYVKRCINQHRNFGDPFWQLLGFTMDVESVVDAATAPDVVEVSSSPLAESNAQDYADNSQSTTTSFSIYRQSHLSPPSKPAPVTLFGRARLGLDSSYFKHEEKEPILPDNHSVLRGSDEFEVISFKEEVEVEEGKTLAISEGLDIRSKEILMHTETEYCRHISESAVGLSKSYNPSLRKIYRSMNVRVPRPLPSLTELMNDTKRAKRRL
- the LOC104233673 gene encoding uncharacterized protein isoform X1: MLNISLSSLHPRPLSFWSIPLCVVCVWERERGKMPIEMLKGLPFSVDTWSTKSSTKRYHFLTHAHKDHTQGICTYASYPIYCSHLTKTLVLQHYPQLDESIFVGIEVGQCLVIKDSDGDFTVTAFDANHCPGALMFLYEGKFGNILHTGDCRLTIECLQQLPLKYVGTPGKEPKCRIDCIILDCTFGQSPLKMSSRQSAIQQVINCIWKHPQAPTVYLTCDLLGHEEILVHVSQAFGCKIYVDKVKTPECFQALELMVPEILSEDSSSRFQLFDGFPKLYQRAEAKISEARSACQHEPLIIRPSAQWYACDDGISDIEGRKKERCDQPVRDIFGVWHICYSIHSSKEELEWALQLLAPRWVVSTTASCKAMELDYVKRCINQHRNFGDPFWQLLGFTMDVESVVDAATAPDVVEVSSSPLAESNAQDYADNSQSTTTSFSIYRQSHLSPPSKPAPVTLFGRARLGLDSSYFKHEEKEPILPDNHSVLRGSDEFEVISFKEEVEVEEGKTLAISEGLDIRSKEILMHTETEYCRHISESAVGLSKSYNPSLRKIYRSMNVRVPRPLPSLTELMNDTKRAKRRL
- the LOC104233672 gene encoding NAD(P)H-quinone oxidoreductase subunit O, chloroplastic, encoding MAFSSAFSHTSFTYSSSFSHTRKRINTPFRLPLIIKAENPSEPADNDKPANPKSKEAASSTATATKPKKPVYSMKKGQIVRVDKEKYLNSINYLSVDHPPYYKGLDYIYEDRGEVLDLRIFETGEYALIGWIGIPTAPAWLPTEMLIKSDKLDYERI